One window of the Clostridium sp. MB40-C1 genome contains the following:
- a CDS encoding RDD family protein: MMLDQNKEEDSINVIMEEEHNLEDEDMMLQNEACVNNDKITLADTIKSNLIDIVSTGIMAIAALFIFDVLLRAIAGYYVTDRAGMLLIFYVITSLIYTSIMEYKKGDTIGKRVANIRLSK; this comes from the coding sequence ATGATGTTAGATCAAAATAAGGAAGAAGATAGTATAAATGTAATAATGGAAGAAGAACACAATTTAGAAGATGAAGACATGATGCTTCAAAATGAAGCTTGTGTTAATAATGATAAGATAACTTTAGCAGATACTATAAAATCAAATTTAATAGATATAGTTTCTACAGGAATAATGGCTATTGCCGCTTTATTTATTTTTGATGTTTTACTTAGAGCAATTGCAGGATACTATGTAACAGATAGAGCAGGAATGCTTCTTATTTTCTATGTAATTACATCATTAATTTATACAAGTATTATGGAATATAAAAAAGGGGACACTATTGGAAAGAGAGTTGCTAATATAAGATTGAGTAAATAA